Part of the Paenibacillus terrae HPL-003 genome is shown below.
AGCCCGGTCTGCACTGCTCATCCCAGATATGGCGGCCGTGATCCGGTCTGGCGTAACCGGTAAATCCTACATCGTGGTATGCTTTGACAATACCAGTGATATCGACGCTTCCGTCCTGCGTCCGGTGGGAGGTTTCGATGAAGTCACCATTTTCGAATACCCTTACGTTGCGGATATGGGCGAACGGAATGCGGTGGGCAAATTCGCGAATCATAGCAACGATGTCGTTATCTGGATTGGCGCCAAGCGAGCCGCTGCATAAAGTGATGCCGTTTGCCGGACTGTCGTGCAGAGCCAGAAATTTGCGCAGATTGTCCTGGCTCGTAATGATGCGTGGCAGTCCGAAGATGGACCATGGCGGGTCGTCGGGATGAATGGCCATCCGGATTCCGTTTTGTTCCGCAACAGGGATGATGGCGTCCAGGAAGTACTGCAGGTTTTCCCATAGGTCCTCTTCAGTAACATCTTTATAGGCTTCAAACAACGCTGTCAAATGTTCGAGCCGCTCCGGCTCCCATCCAGGCATTGTAAGTGTGCTGTTCTCATTGATCTGGCGAACCAGCTCAAACGGGTCAATGCCATGAATTTTGGCCTTTTCAAAAAAAAGCGCGGTCGCCCCGTCCTCGGTCGTTTTATGCAGATCAGTCCGCAACCAATCGAATATCGGCATAAAATTGTAACAGATGACCTTAACGCCAACCTGGGCCAGCTTCTCAATGGTCCGAATGTAATTCCCGATATAGAGATCGCGTGTAGGTCTCCCCAGTTTGATATCTTCATGTACATTGACGCTTTCTACCACATCAAGATGAAGTCGGGCCTGATCGGCCTGTTTCTGAATATCCAAAATGCGCTCCAAAGGCCATTCCTCTCCTGCTGGAACATCATGCAGCGCCCACACAATGCCCTCTACACCCGGGATTTGTTTGATTTGTTTCAGAGAAATCGTATCATTGCCTTCTCCGAACCAGCGGAATGTCATTCGCATTACTGCACCGCCTTTCCTTTTTCAAGATAATAGATAACGCTTACATCATAAACCCGCTCAGTAAAAAGCAGACGTCTACCGCCTGTTCCTTATCTGAAACCTACTTAAAATATTCAGGGTACTGCTCCCGGAGGACATTTAAATCCGCTACACCCAGATTCAAATGCTCATGCATGATGCGTTCCGCCTCGCCCGTTGCTTTATCGCGTATGACTTCCACCATCCGGCTGTGTTGATCATAAAGATGGTTCCAATGAGGATTTGTATCGAGCCGCAGCATGCGTACCCGGTTAAAATGGACATTCAACTGCTGCATAACACCCCACGTTGCAAGCTTCCCGCAGCCTTCGAACAGGATTCGGTGGAACGCCTCATCCAAATCGAACAGTCGTCGGCCTTCATGCCGCTCAATGCTTTCACGCTGCTGTACGAGGTTTGCTTCCAATTTAGCAAGCCACCCGGCAGAAAAGTCCGTACAGGCAAGAC
Proteins encoded:
- the uxuA gene encoding mannonate dehydratase, which codes for MRMTFRWFGEGNDTISLKQIKQIPGVEGIVWALHDVPAGEEWPLERILDIQKQADQARLHLDVVESVNVHEDIKLGRPTRDLYIGNYIRTIEKLAQVGVKVICYNFMPIFDWLRTDLHKTTEDGATALFFEKAKIHGIDPFELVRQINENSTLTMPGWEPERLEHLTALFEAYKDVTEEDLWENLQYFLDAIIPVAEQNGIRMAIHPDDPPWSIFGLPRIITSQDNLRKFLALHDSPANGITLCSGSLGANPDNDIVAMIREFAHRIPFAHIRNVRVFENGDFIETSHRTQDGSVDITGIVKAYHDVGFTGYARPDHGRHIWDEQCRPGYGLYDRALGIMYLWGLWDAYERNAGLSSNEKRDVN
- a CDS encoding GntR family transcriptional regulator, producing MDESMYRHSGSAGNSVYALLKEQIISLELPPGTALSEKETSVRFQVSRTPVRESFVRLAQEGLVLVFPQRGTKVSLIDTMLVEEARFMREQLECAVIRLACTDFSAGWLAKLEANLVQQRESIERHEGRRLFDLDEAFHRILFEGCGKLATWGVMQQLNVHFNRVRMLRLDTNPHWNHLYDQHSRMVEVIRDKATGEAERIMHEHLNLGVADLNVLREQYPEYFK